The sequence below is a genomic window from Bombus pascuorum chromosome 15, iyBomPasc1.1, whole genome shotgun sequence.
ATAAAGCGACGATCGTCATGGGACCAGTCTCCGGTTTGCTATTGGCAGGCCTGGTTTCTGCGGCCCTGGCCAAGCCGGGACTCCTGTCCGCGCCCCTGATCGCCACTTTAACCCCTGCAGCTCCTGTCGGACCGGATGGCCGGGTCCTAGACACGCCAGAAGTTGCTGTTGCGAAGGCGGAACACGCGGCTGCTCACCTCAACGAGAGATTGAAGCTTGCCGACGAGGCTGCCAGGTCAGGAGCAGGCCTGCAACAGGTTCAGGTTAAACAGTCTTCGCTGTTGATCGCTGCACCAAACGTTTTGGTACCTGGCGCTCCACTCGGACCTGATGGCAGGGTGGTGGACACCCCGGAAGTCGCTGTCGCCAAAGCTGCGCACGCTGCCGCTCAGGTTAACGAGAGAATCAATTTGGCAAACGAGGCGGCCAGATCTGTCGCTGCGGATCTTAACAGGTGAATTTGGGGCGAGGGTTGACGGATGACTCTTTTCCAGTTTTGACGGGCGATTTTCTTCGGGATCGGAGATTAGAGAGTTTTTGACTTTTTGGGAATTTAAAA
It includes:
- the LOC132914905 gene encoding cuticle protein 18.7-like, which translates into the protein MGPVSGLLLAGLVSAALAKPGLLSAPLIATLTPAAPVGPDGRVLDTPEVAVAKAEHAAAHLNERLKLADEAARSGAGLQQVQVKQSSLLIAAPNVLVPGAPLGPDGRVVDTPEVAVAKAAHAAAQVNERINLANEAARSVAADLNRPLVPLVASSIVAPVVQAATVGPDGRVQDTLEVAAAKAAHAAAQINERINLANEAVRSSGTIVAAAPATVTVPLVASNAVVVPGAPIGPDGRVQDTPEVAVAKVAHATAHLNEKLNLATEAAKSADVLAVAGPALAYGRLVY